The Medicago truncatula cultivar Jemalong A17 chromosome 4, MtrunA17r5.0-ANR, whole genome shotgun sequence genome includes a region encoding these proteins:
- the LOC11412967 gene encoding flowering time control protein FPA isoform X1, translating to MTPPAKPMRPQHEGSGRYSEDSSTPSNNLYVANLSPDVTDSDLMDLFVQYGALDSVTSYSARNYAFVFFKRIDDAKAAKNALQGFNFRGNSLRIEFARPAKTCKQLWVGGISPAVTKEDLEADFRKFGKVEDFKFFRDRNTACVEFFNLDDAIQAMKIMNGKHIGGENIRVDFLRSNYAKRDQGLDYGQFQGKSFGPSDSYSGHKRPLQNSQPLMRRKGDGQPNNILWIGYPPNVQIDEQMLHNAMILFGEIERIKSVPSRNFSFVEFRSVDEARRAKEGLQGRLFNDPHITINYSNADQVQGKDYPGFYPGSNGPRPDLFLNEHPYRPAQMDLFGHNRPMIPNSFPGQLPSGGNVGPNIPMRPFGPNGGPESVVSGPEFNENSTLHKGPNWKRPSPPAQGLLSSPVPGARLPARSSSGAWDVLDINHIPRDSKRSRIDGALPNDDPYAGRGILGSASTRITGGVHAVQPDHIWRGLIAKGGTPVCRARCIPVGKGIGTELPEVVDCSARTGLDTLAAHYADAIDFEIVFFLPDSENDFGSYTEFLRYLGAKNRAGVAKFENTTLFLVPPSDFLTDVLKVTGPERLYGVVLKFAPVQSGVPVHQSSHLPVPSNQYMQQMPPSQAEYDMNPAKEEQVLAMNYNRMLHEDSKLPAKQVYPPTGGPSSVQPAASDYALNTAASGSQAGVALTPELIATLASFLPTNVQSPAIDGAKSGAGSSTVKPPFPPVAPNDGNQSQIWKQDHQIADQSIHPSQQFRNMYNSHNAHHQPYPPASAPGHTAQAFSGSSHIQDNAVNQQQQGVVSSRLVSNFVTPTQSGQVAASPHFSHQYQAEVPPNTQKGFPGSDVSVLYNSQAFQQPNNNHHPFQQPNNNPQHFQQSNNNPQPFQQPNNSIALSSQVNSANPQHQPVMQYTADQVNSNPPIQQHPAFGVGQGPPELEADKNQRYQSTLQFAANLLLQIQQQQTQGAHGPGVQQ from the exons ATGACGCCTCCGGCGAAGCCAATGCGACCACAACATGAAGGCAGCGGCAGATACTCGGAGGATTCTTCGACTCCTTCCAACAACCTATATGTTGCGAATCTATCGCCGGACGTAACAGATTCCGATCTGATGGATCTGTTCGTTCAGTACGGTGCTCTCGATAGCGTCACATCTTATTCCGCTCGCAATTACGCTTTCGTGTTCTTCAAACGCATTGATGATGCAAAAGCTGCTAAAAACGCTCTTCAGGGATTCAATTTTCGTGGCAATTCCTTGAGAATTGAGTTTGCTAGACCG GCAAAGACATGCAAACAGCTTTGGGTAGGTGGCATTAGCCCAGCTGTTACAAAGGAAGACTTGGAAGCTGACTTCCGTAAATTTGGTAAAGTTGAGGATTTCAAGTTCTTCAGAGACAGAAATACTGCATGTGTTGAATTTTTCAATTTAGATGATGCTATTCAGGCAATGAAAATTATGAATGGGAAACATATCGGTGGGGAAAATATCCGTGTTGACTTCCTCCGATCAAATTATGCAAAAAGA GATCAAGGGCTTGATTATGGGCAATTTCAAGGCAAAAGCTTTGGGCCTTCTGATTCTTATTCTGGACATAAAAGGCCACT ACAGAATTCACAACCTCTAATGAGGAGAAAGGGTGACGGTCAACCCAATAATATTTTGTGGATCGGTTATCCTCCCAATGTTCAGATCGATGAGCAAATGCTCCACAATGCCATGATCCTATTTGGTGAAATTGAGAGAATCAAGAGTGTTCCTTCAAgaaatttttcatttgttgaatTTAGAAGTGTTGATGAAGCCCGGCGTGCAAAAGAGGGTCTTCAAGGGCGCCTTTTCAATGATCCTCACATAACAATTAATTATTCTAATGCTGACCAGGTACAAGGCAAAGACTACCCTGGCTTTTATCCTGGAAGTAATGGGCCAAGACCTGATTTATTCCTAAATGAGCATCCATATCGACCTGCACAAATGGATTTATTTGGTCATAATCGTCCTATGATTCCGAATAGTTTTCCTGGACAATTGCCAAGTGGTGGTAATGTTGGTCCAAACATACCAATGCGGCCTTTTGGTCCTAATGGTGGTCCTGAATCTGTTGTTTCTGGCCCTGAGTTTAACGAGAATAGTACACTACACAAGGGTCCAAACTGGAAACGGCCATCTCCTCCTGCACAAGGGTTGCTTTCTTCTCCTGTACCGGGTGCTAGGCTTCCTGCAAGATCATCCTCTGGTGCATGGGATGTACTTGACATAAATCATATTCCAAGAGATTCTAAGCGGTCAAGGATAGATGGTGCATTACCTAATGATGATCCTTATGCAGGGAGGGGTATCCTTGGTTCAGCAAGCACGAGGATTACAGGTGGAGTACATGCTGTCCAACCTGATCATATATGGCGCGGACTTATTGCAAAAGGAGGAACTCCTGTTTGTCGTGCTAGATGCATCCCTGTAGGGAAAGGGATCGGGACAgagct TCCTGAAGTTGTGGATTGCTCAGCTAGGACGGGATTGGATACACTCGCAGCACACTATGCTGATGCAATTGACTTTGAGATTGTTTTCTTTCTGCCTGATagtgaaaatgattttggttCATACACTGAATTCCTACGCTACCTTGGTGCAAAAAATCGTGCTGGTGTTGCCAAATTTGAGAATACAACTTTATTCTTGGTGCCTCCTTCAGATTTCCTGACGGATGTTCTGAAAGTCACCGGACCGGAACGTCTATATGGTGTCGTTCTCAAGTTTGCACCAGTACAAAGTGGTGTGCCCGTGCACCAATCATCACATTTGCCTGTACCGTCAAATCAATATATGCAGCAGATGCCTCCTTCACAGGCTGAATATGATATGAATCCTGCAAAAGAGGAACAAGTTTTAGCAATGAATTACAACCGAATGTTGCACGAGGATTCTAAGCTTCCTGCTAAACAAGTATACCCACCTACAGGTGGGCCTTCTTCAGTTCAGCCTGCAGCTTCGGACTATGCTCTAAACACTGCTGCTTCTGGGTCTCAAGCTGGAGTTGCATTAACACCTGAGCTTATTGCAACTTTAGCTTCTTTTCTGCCCACAAATGTGCAGTCACCTGCTATTGATGGTGCTAAGTCAGGAGCAGGCTCCTCAACTGTGAAGCCTCCATTTCCTCCTGTGGCACCTAATGATGGAAACCAATCTCAAATATGGAAACAGGATCATCAAATTGCGGATCAATCCATTCATCCATCTCAGCAGTTTAGGAATATGTATAACAGTCATAATGCTCATCATCAGCCTTACCCGCCAGCATCAGCTCCTGGCCACACTGCTCAAGCGTTCTCTGGCAGTTCTCATATTCAAGACAATGCTGTTAACCAGCAACAGCAAGGAGTTGTTTCATCTAGACTCGTGTCTAATTTTGTGACACCTACTCAAAGTGGACAGGTAGCTGCATCCCCCCATTTCAGTCATCAGTATCAGGCTGAAGTTCCCCCCAATACTCAGAAAGGCTTTCCAGGAAGTGATGTCTCTGTTTTATACAATTCTCAGGCTTTCCAGCAACCTAATAATAACCACCATCCTTTCCAGCAACCTAATAATAACCCCCAGCATTTCCAGCAATCTAATAATAACCCCCAACCTTTCCAGCAACCCAATAATTCTATTGCCTTATCTAGTCAAGTTAACAGTGCTAATCCTCAGCATCAGCCTGTCATGCAATATACTGCAGACCAAGTAAACTCAAACCCTCCCATCCAACAACATCCTGCCTTTGGAGTTGGTCAAGGCCCCCCAGAATTGGAGGCTGATAAGAACCAGAGATACCAGTCAACATTGCAGTTTGCTGCCAATCTTCTACTCCAAATACAGCAGCAGCAAACACAAGGAGCACATGGGCCAGGAGTTCAACAATAA
- the LOC11412967 gene encoding flowering time control protein FPA isoform X2: protein MTPPAKPMRPQHEGSGRYSEDSSTPSNNLYVANLSPDVTDSDLMDLFVQYGALDSVTSYSARNYAFVFFKRIDDAKAAKNALQGFNFRGNSLRIEFARPAKTCKQLWVGGISPAVTKEDLEADFRKFGKVEDFKFFRDRNTACVEFFNLDDAIQAMKIMNGKHIGGENIRVDFLRSNYAKRDQGLDYGQFQGKSFGPSDSYSGHKRPLNSQPLMRRKGDGQPNNILWIGYPPNVQIDEQMLHNAMILFGEIERIKSVPSRNFSFVEFRSVDEARRAKEGLQGRLFNDPHITINYSNADQVQGKDYPGFYPGSNGPRPDLFLNEHPYRPAQMDLFGHNRPMIPNSFPGQLPSGGNVGPNIPMRPFGPNGGPESVVSGPEFNENSTLHKGPNWKRPSPPAQGLLSSPVPGARLPARSSSGAWDVLDINHIPRDSKRSRIDGALPNDDPYAGRGILGSASTRITGGVHAVQPDHIWRGLIAKGGTPVCRARCIPVGKGIGTELPEVVDCSARTGLDTLAAHYADAIDFEIVFFLPDSENDFGSYTEFLRYLGAKNRAGVAKFENTTLFLVPPSDFLTDVLKVTGPERLYGVVLKFAPVQSGVPVHQSSHLPVPSNQYMQQMPPSQAEYDMNPAKEEQVLAMNYNRMLHEDSKLPAKQVYPPTGGPSSVQPAASDYALNTAASGSQAGVALTPELIATLASFLPTNVQSPAIDGAKSGAGSSTVKPPFPPVAPNDGNQSQIWKQDHQIADQSIHPSQQFRNMYNSHNAHHQPYPPASAPGHTAQAFSGSSHIQDNAVNQQQQGVVSSRLVSNFVTPTQSGQVAASPHFSHQYQAEVPPNTQKGFPGSDVSVLYNSQAFQQPNNNHHPFQQPNNNPQHFQQSNNNPQPFQQPNNSIALSSQVNSANPQHQPVMQYTADQVNSNPPIQQHPAFGVGQGPPELEADKNQRYQSTLQFAANLLLQIQQQQTQGAHGPGVQQ from the exons ATGACGCCTCCGGCGAAGCCAATGCGACCACAACATGAAGGCAGCGGCAGATACTCGGAGGATTCTTCGACTCCTTCCAACAACCTATATGTTGCGAATCTATCGCCGGACGTAACAGATTCCGATCTGATGGATCTGTTCGTTCAGTACGGTGCTCTCGATAGCGTCACATCTTATTCCGCTCGCAATTACGCTTTCGTGTTCTTCAAACGCATTGATGATGCAAAAGCTGCTAAAAACGCTCTTCAGGGATTCAATTTTCGTGGCAATTCCTTGAGAATTGAGTTTGCTAGACCG GCAAAGACATGCAAACAGCTTTGGGTAGGTGGCATTAGCCCAGCTGTTACAAAGGAAGACTTGGAAGCTGACTTCCGTAAATTTGGTAAAGTTGAGGATTTCAAGTTCTTCAGAGACAGAAATACTGCATGTGTTGAATTTTTCAATTTAGATGATGCTATTCAGGCAATGAAAATTATGAATGGGAAACATATCGGTGGGGAAAATATCCGTGTTGACTTCCTCCGATCAAATTATGCAAAAAGA GATCAAGGGCTTGATTATGGGCAATTTCAAGGCAAAAGCTTTGGGCCTTCTGATTCTTATTCTGGACATAAAAGGCCACTG AATTCACAACCTCTAATGAGGAGAAAGGGTGACGGTCAACCCAATAATATTTTGTGGATCGGTTATCCTCCCAATGTTCAGATCGATGAGCAAATGCTCCACAATGCCATGATCCTATTTGGTGAAATTGAGAGAATCAAGAGTGTTCCTTCAAgaaatttttcatttgttgaatTTAGAAGTGTTGATGAAGCCCGGCGTGCAAAAGAGGGTCTTCAAGGGCGCCTTTTCAATGATCCTCACATAACAATTAATTATTCTAATGCTGACCAGGTACAAGGCAAAGACTACCCTGGCTTTTATCCTGGAAGTAATGGGCCAAGACCTGATTTATTCCTAAATGAGCATCCATATCGACCTGCACAAATGGATTTATTTGGTCATAATCGTCCTATGATTCCGAATAGTTTTCCTGGACAATTGCCAAGTGGTGGTAATGTTGGTCCAAACATACCAATGCGGCCTTTTGGTCCTAATGGTGGTCCTGAATCTGTTGTTTCTGGCCCTGAGTTTAACGAGAATAGTACACTACACAAGGGTCCAAACTGGAAACGGCCATCTCCTCCTGCACAAGGGTTGCTTTCTTCTCCTGTACCGGGTGCTAGGCTTCCTGCAAGATCATCCTCTGGTGCATGGGATGTACTTGACATAAATCATATTCCAAGAGATTCTAAGCGGTCAAGGATAGATGGTGCATTACCTAATGATGATCCTTATGCAGGGAGGGGTATCCTTGGTTCAGCAAGCACGAGGATTACAGGTGGAGTACATGCTGTCCAACCTGATCATATATGGCGCGGACTTATTGCAAAAGGAGGAACTCCTGTTTGTCGTGCTAGATGCATCCCTGTAGGGAAAGGGATCGGGACAgagct TCCTGAAGTTGTGGATTGCTCAGCTAGGACGGGATTGGATACACTCGCAGCACACTATGCTGATGCAATTGACTTTGAGATTGTTTTCTTTCTGCCTGATagtgaaaatgattttggttCATACACTGAATTCCTACGCTACCTTGGTGCAAAAAATCGTGCTGGTGTTGCCAAATTTGAGAATACAACTTTATTCTTGGTGCCTCCTTCAGATTTCCTGACGGATGTTCTGAAAGTCACCGGACCGGAACGTCTATATGGTGTCGTTCTCAAGTTTGCACCAGTACAAAGTGGTGTGCCCGTGCACCAATCATCACATTTGCCTGTACCGTCAAATCAATATATGCAGCAGATGCCTCCTTCACAGGCTGAATATGATATGAATCCTGCAAAAGAGGAACAAGTTTTAGCAATGAATTACAACCGAATGTTGCACGAGGATTCTAAGCTTCCTGCTAAACAAGTATACCCACCTACAGGTGGGCCTTCTTCAGTTCAGCCTGCAGCTTCGGACTATGCTCTAAACACTGCTGCTTCTGGGTCTCAAGCTGGAGTTGCATTAACACCTGAGCTTATTGCAACTTTAGCTTCTTTTCTGCCCACAAATGTGCAGTCACCTGCTATTGATGGTGCTAAGTCAGGAGCAGGCTCCTCAACTGTGAAGCCTCCATTTCCTCCTGTGGCACCTAATGATGGAAACCAATCTCAAATATGGAAACAGGATCATCAAATTGCGGATCAATCCATTCATCCATCTCAGCAGTTTAGGAATATGTATAACAGTCATAATGCTCATCATCAGCCTTACCCGCCAGCATCAGCTCCTGGCCACACTGCTCAAGCGTTCTCTGGCAGTTCTCATATTCAAGACAATGCTGTTAACCAGCAACAGCAAGGAGTTGTTTCATCTAGACTCGTGTCTAATTTTGTGACACCTACTCAAAGTGGACAGGTAGCTGCATCCCCCCATTTCAGTCATCAGTATCAGGCTGAAGTTCCCCCCAATACTCAGAAAGGCTTTCCAGGAAGTGATGTCTCTGTTTTATACAATTCTCAGGCTTTCCAGCAACCTAATAATAACCACCATCCTTTCCAGCAACCTAATAATAACCCCCAGCATTTCCAGCAATCTAATAATAACCCCCAACCTTTCCAGCAACCCAATAATTCTATTGCCTTATCTAGTCAAGTTAACAGTGCTAATCCTCAGCATCAGCCTGTCATGCAATATACTGCAGACCAAGTAAACTCAAACCCTCCCATCCAACAACATCCTGCCTTTGGAGTTGGTCAAGGCCCCCCAGAATTGGAGGCTGATAAGAACCAGAGATACCAGTCAACATTGCAGTTTGCTGCCAATCTTCTACTCCAAATACAGCAGCAGCAAACACAAGGAGCACATGGGCCAGGAGTTCAACAATAA
- the LOC11412484 gene encoding 3beta-hydroxysteroid-dehydrogenase/decarboxylase isoform X1: MAVNADRFQDSNPKTCVVLGGRGFIGKSLVLQLLKLGNWIVRIADSTHSLNLHHSESLLAEALSSSRASYFHLDLTDKHRIAKVLEGSSVVFYFDVDSSNNGDHFCSLYKLIVQGAKNVIIACRESKVKRLIYNSSADVVFDRDKPLAYPWKVDNMLIDLKAQAEALILNANDIDGVLTCSLRSSNVFGPGDSELVPFFLKLARYGFTKFIIGTGDNLTDFTFSENVAHAHICAEEALNFQTVSVAGKAFFITNLEPMKFWKFLSLLLEGLGYRRPFIKLPANLVQYVLSVLKWLYEKSGPGYFNYPLLVHFIQLALHTRTFNCSAAQKYIAYAPIVSLEEGVTLTIESFSHLAKDSSFSRCCDRSKADKLLGSGKVADILLWRNEKASFTCFLGLVFLFYWFFLSGSTFISSAARLLLFATLLLCGHGFLPSKLFGFSIQRVPGSNFKISDTAVKDSVTITLHLWNKGFQNIKGLAQGDDWSIFFKVAGFLYLLKLFLSKLLTTLIGVGLVFAFMVFFVYEQYESEIDGLVDILITISKEFMVYLMRNLPVSVSRLLHYGDNFQHYQGPECGKDLR; the protein is encoded by the exons ATGGCTGTTAACGCCGATCGCTTCCAAGATTCAAACCCTAAAACTTGCGTTGTTTTAGGCGGAAGAGGATTCATCGGGAAATCATTAGTCTTACAGCTCTTGAAACTCGGAAACTGGATCGTCCGAATCGCCGATTCCACTCACTCTCTCAACCTTCACCACTCCGAATCTCTCCTCGCTGAAGCTCTCTCTTCTTCCCGCGCTTCTTACTTCCATCTCGACCTCACCGATAAACACCGCATCGCCAAAG TTCTAGAAGGTTCTTCCGTCGTTTTCTATTTTGATGTTGATAGTTCCAATAATGGCGACCATTTCTGCAGTTTGTATAAGCTAATAGTTCAAG GTGCGAAGAATGTGATTATTGCTTGCAGAGAATCTAAAGTGAAACGCTTAATATACAATAGTTCTGCTGATGTTGTGTTTGATAGAGATAAACCGTTGGCGTATCCGTGGAAA GTTGATAACATGTTAATTGACCTTAAGGCTCAAGCAGAAGCTTTGATTTTGAATGCTAATGACATTGATGGAGTGCTGACATGTTCGCTTCGTTCTAGTAATGTGTTTGGTCCTGGTGACTCAGAACTTGTGCCATTTTTTCTGAAGTTAGCAAGATATGGTTTCACAAAG TTTATTATAGGGACTGGTGATAATTTGACCGACTTCACCTTTTCTGAGAATGTTGCTCATGCCCATATCTGTGCAGAAGAAGCCTTAAATTTCCAAACGGTTTCTGTGGCTGGAAAG GCATTTTTTATCACAAATCTCGAGCCTATgaagttctggaaatttctcTCACTTTTATTGGAAGGCCTTGGATATCGAAG GCCATTCATCAAGCTTCCTGCCAATTTAGTGCAATACGTTCTCTCAGTTTTAAAGTGGTTATATGAAAAATCGGGACCCGGATACTTCAACTATCCCTTATTAGTTCATTTTATTCAGTTAGCTTTACACACCCGAACTTTCAACTGCTCAGCAGCTCAAAAATATATTGCATACGCACCGATAGTCTCCCTTGAG GAAGGTGTCACATTAACCATAGAGTCATTCTCCCATTTAGCTAAAGATTCATCTTTCTCAAGATGCTGTGATCGGTCAAAAGCAGATAAGCTGCTTGGTAGTGGAAAAG TGGCTGACATTTTGTTGTGGAGAAACGAGAAGGCATCCTTCACATGTTTCCTTGGGCTAGTTTTTTTGTTCTATTGGTTTTTCCTTTCTGGAAGCACTTTTATATCATCTGCTGCAAGGCTTTTACTGTTTGCGACTTTACTTCTATGTGGACATGGTTTTCTGCCATCAAAGCT ATTTGGTTTCTCTATACAGAGAGTGCCTGGGTCTAATTTTAAGATCTCTGATACGGCTGTGAAAGATTCAGTTACAATTACATTACATCTATGGAACAAGGGGTTTCAAAATATTAAGGGACTGGCCCAAGGGGATGATTGGTCTATATTTTTCAAG GTTGCGGGTTTTCTCTACCTTCTGAAGTTGTTTCTATCAAAGTTGTTGACAACATTGATAGGTGTAG GTCTGGTCTTCGCATTTATGGTATTCTTTGTTTACGAGCAATATGAATCAGAAATTGATGGACTTGTGGATATTCTAATTACTATTTCGAAGGAGTTCATGGTATATTTGATGAGAAACTTACCTGTTTCTGTATCGCGGCTTCTGCATTATGGTGACAACTTTCAGCATTACCAAGGACCAGAATGCGGGAAAGATCTGAGATAG
- the LOC11412484 gene encoding 3beta-hydroxysteroid-dehydrogenase/decarboxylase isoform X3, with protein sequence MAVNADRFQDSNPKTCVVLGGRGFIGKSLVLQLLKLGNWIVRIADSTHSLNLHHSESLLAEALSSSRASYFHLDLTDKHRIAKVLEGSSVVFYFDVDSSNNGDHFCSLYKLIVQGAKNVIIACRESKVKRLIYNSSADVVFDRDKPLAYPWKVDNMLIDLKAQAEALILNANDIDGVLTCSLRSSNVFGPGDSELVPFFLKLARYGFTKFIIGTGDNLTDFTFSENVAHAHICAEEALNFQTVSVAGKAFFITNLEPMKFWKFLSLLLEGLGYRRPFIKLPANLVQYVLSVLKWLYEKSGPGYFNYPLLVHFIQLALHTRTFNCSAAQKYIAYAPIVSLEEGVTLTIESFSHLAKDSSFSRCCDRSKADKLLGSGKGCGFSLPSEVVSIKVVDNIDRCRSGLRIYGILCLRAI encoded by the exons ATGGCTGTTAACGCCGATCGCTTCCAAGATTCAAACCCTAAAACTTGCGTTGTTTTAGGCGGAAGAGGATTCATCGGGAAATCATTAGTCTTACAGCTCTTGAAACTCGGAAACTGGATCGTCCGAATCGCCGATTCCACTCACTCTCTCAACCTTCACCACTCCGAATCTCTCCTCGCTGAAGCTCTCTCTTCTTCCCGCGCTTCTTACTTCCATCTCGACCTCACCGATAAACACCGCATCGCCAAAG TTCTAGAAGGTTCTTCCGTCGTTTTCTATTTTGATGTTGATAGTTCCAATAATGGCGACCATTTCTGCAGTTTGTATAAGCTAATAGTTCAAG GTGCGAAGAATGTGATTATTGCTTGCAGAGAATCTAAAGTGAAACGCTTAATATACAATAGTTCTGCTGATGTTGTGTTTGATAGAGATAAACCGTTGGCGTATCCGTGGAAA GTTGATAACATGTTAATTGACCTTAAGGCTCAAGCAGAAGCTTTGATTTTGAATGCTAATGACATTGATGGAGTGCTGACATGTTCGCTTCGTTCTAGTAATGTGTTTGGTCCTGGTGACTCAGAACTTGTGCCATTTTTTCTGAAGTTAGCAAGATATGGTTTCACAAAG TTTATTATAGGGACTGGTGATAATTTGACCGACTTCACCTTTTCTGAGAATGTTGCTCATGCCCATATCTGTGCAGAAGAAGCCTTAAATTTCCAAACGGTTTCTGTGGCTGGAAAG GCATTTTTTATCACAAATCTCGAGCCTATgaagttctggaaatttctcTCACTTTTATTGGAAGGCCTTGGATATCGAAG GCCATTCATCAAGCTTCCTGCCAATTTAGTGCAATACGTTCTCTCAGTTTTAAAGTGGTTATATGAAAAATCGGGACCCGGATACTTCAACTATCCCTTATTAGTTCATTTTATTCAGTTAGCTTTACACACCCGAACTTTCAACTGCTCAGCAGCTCAAAAATATATTGCATACGCACCGATAGTCTCCCTTGAG GAAGGTGTCACATTAACCATAGAGTCATTCTCCCATTTAGCTAAAGATTCATCTTTCTCAAGATGCTGTGATCGGTCAAAAGCAGATAAGCTGCTTGGTAGTGGAAAAG GTTGCGGGTTTTCTCTACCTTCTGAAGTTGTTTCTATCAAAGTTGTTGACAACATTGATAGGTGTAG GTCTGGTCTTCGCATTTATGGTATTCTTTGTTTACGAGCAATATGA
- the LOC11412484 gene encoding 3beta-hydroxysteroid-dehydrogenase/decarboxylase isoform X2: MAVNADRFQDSNPKTCVVLGGRGFIGKSLVLQLLKLGNWIVRIADSTHSLNLHHSESLLAEALSSSRASYFHLDLTDKHRIAKVLEGSSVVFYFDVDSSNNGDHFCSLYKLIVQGAKNVIIACRESKVKRLIYNSSADVVFDRDKPLAYPWKVDNMLIDLKAQAEALILNANDIDGVLTCSLRSSNVFGPGDSELVPFFLKLARYGFTKFIIGTGDNLTDFTFSENVAHAHICAEEALNFQTVSVAGKAFFITNLEPMKFWKFLSLLLEGLGYRRPFIKLPANLVQYVLSVLKWLYEKSGPGYFNYPLLVHFIQLALHTRTFNCSAAQKYIAYAPIVSLEEGVTLTIESFSHLAKDSSFSRCCDRSKADKLLGSGKVADILLWRNEKASFTCFLGLVFLFYWFFLSGSTFISSAARLLLFATLLLCGHGFLPSKLLRVFSTF; the protein is encoded by the exons ATGGCTGTTAACGCCGATCGCTTCCAAGATTCAAACCCTAAAACTTGCGTTGTTTTAGGCGGAAGAGGATTCATCGGGAAATCATTAGTCTTACAGCTCTTGAAACTCGGAAACTGGATCGTCCGAATCGCCGATTCCACTCACTCTCTCAACCTTCACCACTCCGAATCTCTCCTCGCTGAAGCTCTCTCTTCTTCCCGCGCTTCTTACTTCCATCTCGACCTCACCGATAAACACCGCATCGCCAAAG TTCTAGAAGGTTCTTCCGTCGTTTTCTATTTTGATGTTGATAGTTCCAATAATGGCGACCATTTCTGCAGTTTGTATAAGCTAATAGTTCAAG GTGCGAAGAATGTGATTATTGCTTGCAGAGAATCTAAAGTGAAACGCTTAATATACAATAGTTCTGCTGATGTTGTGTTTGATAGAGATAAACCGTTGGCGTATCCGTGGAAA GTTGATAACATGTTAATTGACCTTAAGGCTCAAGCAGAAGCTTTGATTTTGAATGCTAATGACATTGATGGAGTGCTGACATGTTCGCTTCGTTCTAGTAATGTGTTTGGTCCTGGTGACTCAGAACTTGTGCCATTTTTTCTGAAGTTAGCAAGATATGGTTTCACAAAG TTTATTATAGGGACTGGTGATAATTTGACCGACTTCACCTTTTCTGAGAATGTTGCTCATGCCCATATCTGTGCAGAAGAAGCCTTAAATTTCCAAACGGTTTCTGTGGCTGGAAAG GCATTTTTTATCACAAATCTCGAGCCTATgaagttctggaaatttctcTCACTTTTATTGGAAGGCCTTGGATATCGAAG GCCATTCATCAAGCTTCCTGCCAATTTAGTGCAATACGTTCTCTCAGTTTTAAAGTGGTTATATGAAAAATCGGGACCCGGATACTTCAACTATCCCTTATTAGTTCATTTTATTCAGTTAGCTTTACACACCCGAACTTTCAACTGCTCAGCAGCTCAAAAATATATTGCATACGCACCGATAGTCTCCCTTGAG GAAGGTGTCACATTAACCATAGAGTCATTCTCCCATTTAGCTAAAGATTCATCTTTCTCAAGATGCTGTGATCGGTCAAAAGCAGATAAGCTGCTTGGTAGTGGAAAAG TGGCTGACATTTTGTTGTGGAGAAACGAGAAGGCATCCTTCACATGTTTCCTTGGGCTAGTTTTTTTGTTCTATTGGTTTTTCCTTTCTGGAAGCACTTTTATATCATCTGCTGCAAGGCTTTTACTGTTTGCGACTTTACTTCTATGTGGACATGGTTTTCTGCCATCAAAGCT GTTGCGGGTTTTCTCTACCTTCTGA